A stretch of Blautia liquoris DNA encodes these proteins:
- a CDS encoding fibronectin type III domain-containing protein, whose product MNNKFKSALCLSATLITLTTVFSTVNTRAAGMPGTEGHDKYVDSKVFDVISSDTFGTKDLDSPLFDKARGSNDISDLLVPTLAYDDTSIGLVWKKPEKYDNIADYHVYINGKLQETARENFKVNAEWTAKYMDAFYDYYQDKGNSDIDTVNVDIHSFLATGLKPDTNYSFSVVAIDEAGNELGTPKSIDQKTTPSPEVFDITEYGAKTSEGYTTYDDETNTFIEANTKAIQDAIDACTPGGKVVIPEGTFVSGAIWLKSDMTLEVNGTLWASPNSDHFEIGFHMYPFYTDTRGWGLINAVSSDESQPLENIRVTGNGTVYGNGWKYGAKDAIYKDGYIPNAGDPSTQQAGDVDLTVEGNEKYALPRWVAGNNKKVYHYGVQAADSARKYLSNVTDANGSKKYSDDVVNALAGKIATNKDDKLSEIDAADLTNAYATRSSLIIMRNVTNVYLGDVTVMNPANHSVNILDSRNVSATNVKVLSYDGNNGDGLGFGCSQNVICWNNCNDTGDDNLGFGASVGEGARDCDIQTNSEVWMFNNFLREGHGGLAAGSHTGNGIQDVLFEDTVMNHIDAAFRFKSAPTNGGFGANITMRDCAAADPTQGWVLTTSYSDPNSASSTEAAEIGRFYNFASYNISVYGPTQNTICVYADVDPVNHPDKPWHVHSNLYFQDITFGDVGGNGSFKNYNGWDTLTGCENSVFYNVKTNSYNGKAIDKKNDRAWTNIKYSKNIRFQGSTLETLNADTAVMDNISSAPAIDPASEINAVSAQDGRSADLSWSAADDNSGNVLYGVDTFLDDEKVDAVDGIEETSATLPGLSSGVTYTFKIYASDETGNKTELGETTLTTSGDLDTADITAPASIDVALSNGIYTCAQAEWPSAYQSDARVRGYQLYANGDLKKTVYNYQIPDYKNSETVSKQIGRLTPGTDNNVEIKAFTDAGTEFSYNQASIRTLDNYDYKAPVFPENVKVTATVSDNGDVVLTWDAASDDTKVNGYRVYVDQIPVFGKDGKAFNPVNGAITTSDTTWTISGLDLTKEHTFTIQAGDSWWKAEQTMGNFDKMADFNWTVKGISTSRIDNIPAGPTEPSKPDETTRYALEKLLEMVDGLDEQDFTKDSWAALIEKYNNAKSLLQSDETTQEQYDAAYADLAKAFNDLNEGPNTTAAEVLVREAQKILQESHKYRPDAIQKLQHALDLVNKDLKNPSISQSELDEHSNELLDAMIHLLDIADASNLQKLVDIANEFLSEKEKFTSTSISDLENALKNAEVILADDNRTSSQISDISNQISDAIGGLVLRGNRDNLKPWIEKAESILAEEIKYTPTSIQGLRETLDQANIVYQNIDATIADVKNSISALTEELSQVRILGDLDGDGEVTTKDAVSLLRSAAELDDLTWDAKDAADVNLDGVIDTRDASMILQYSSELISSFR is encoded by the coding sequence TGGTCTGGAAGAAACCCGAAAAGTATGATAATATAGCCGATTATCACGTCTATATCAATGGAAAACTTCAGGAAACTGCACGGGAGAACTTCAAAGTTAACGCCGAATGGACTGCGAAATACATGGATGCATTCTACGATTATTATCAAGACAAGGGCAATAGTGATATTGATACCGTAAATGTCGATATCCACTCCTTTTTGGCAACGGGATTAAAGCCAGATACCAATTATTCCTTCTCAGTTGTCGCCATCGATGAGGCCGGCAATGAGCTAGGCACTCCCAAATCAATTGATCAGAAAACCACCCCTTCTCCGGAAGTTTTTGACATTACCGAGTATGGTGCCAAAACCTCCGAGGGCTACACAACATATGACGACGAGACAAACACCTTTATAGAAGCAAACACAAAAGCCATTCAGGATGCAATTGATGCATGTACTCCTGGCGGCAAGGTTGTGATCCCGGAAGGTACTTTCGTCTCCGGCGCAATCTGGCTGAAAAGTGACATGACTCTTGAAGTCAACGGAACGTTATGGGCATCACCGAACAGTGATCACTTTGAGATCGGCTTCCACATGTATCCCTTCTACACGGATACCAGAGGCTGGGGGCTGATCAATGCTGTAAGTTCCGATGAATCACAGCCGCTTGAAAATATCCGTGTAACCGGAAATGGCACTGTCTATGGAAACGGCTGGAAATATGGCGCAAAAGATGCAATCTATAAAGATGGATACATCCCGAATGCCGGAGATCCTTCCACACAACAGGCCGGCGATGTCGATCTTACGGTCGAGGGCAACGAAAAATACGCACTTCCCAGATGGGTTGCCGGCAACAACAAAAAAGTATATCACTACGGTGTGCAGGCTGCAGATTCAGCAAGAAAATATCTGTCCAATGTAACAGATGCGAACGGAAGCAAGAAGTATTCCGATGATGTGGTAAACGCACTGGCAGGAAAAATTGCCACAAACAAAGATGACAAGCTTTCAGAGATAGATGCGGCCGATTTGACAAATGCGTATGCGACACGTTCCAGTCTGATCATCATGAGAAATGTCACAAATGTATACCTAGGTGACGTAACAGTCATGAATCCGGCCAATCACTCCGTCAATATCTTAGATTCCAGGAACGTATCAGCAACAAATGTCAAGGTTCTCTCCTACGACGGCAATAATGGGGACGGTCTTGGATTTGGATGTTCCCAGAATGTCATCTGTTGGAATAACTGCAATGACACCGGAGATGATAACTTGGGATTCGGCGCTTCTGTCGGCGAAGGTGCCAGAGACTGTGACATTCAAACCAACTCGGAAGTCTGGATGTTCAACAACTTCCTCCGCGAGGGACACGGCGGTCTTGCCGCAGGCAGCCATACCGGAAACGGAATTCAGGATGTTCTCTTCGAGGATACGGTGATGAATCACATTGATGCAGCTTTTCGCTTCAAGAGTGCACCGACAAACGGTGGTTTTGGTGCTAACATCACCATGCGTGACTGTGCAGCAGCAGATCCCACACAGGGCTGGGTGCTCACTACAAGTTACAGTGACCCGAACAGTGCCTCCTCCACTGAGGCAGCAGAAATTGGAAGATTCTACAATTTTGCTTCCTATAATATCTCCGTATATGGACCAACCCAGAATACGATCTGTGTATACGCGGATGTAGACCCCGTCAACCATCCGGACAAGCCATGGCACGTTCACAGCAACCTTTATTTTCAGGACATCACCTTCGGAGATGTAGGCGGAAATGGTTCTTTCAAGAATTATAATGGATGGGATACACTCACAGGATGTGAAAACTCCGTATTCTATAATGTCAAGACCAATTCCTATAACGGGAAAGCAATTGACAAAAAAAACGATAGAGCATGGACCAATATCAAATACAGCAAAAACATCCGTTTTCAGGGCAGTACACTTGAAACATTAAACGCAGACACCGCTGTCATGGACAATATTTCCTCTGCTCCCGCGATTGATCCTGCATCTGAAATAAATGCTGTGTCCGCCCAAGACGGAAGATCCGCTGATCTTTCCTGGAGTGCAGCCGATGACAATTCCGGTAACGTACTCTATGGTGTCGATACGTTCCTCGACGATGAAAAGGTGGACGCTGTTGATGGAATTGAAGAGACATCTGCGACACTCCCCGGACTCTCCTCCGGTGTAACGTATACATTTAAAATCTATGCGAGTGATGAAACCGGAAACAAGACAGAACTTGGCGAGACAACGCTTACAACATCCGGAGATCTTGATACAGCAGATATCACCGCCCCTGCTTCGATTGATGTAGCTCTTTCCAATGGTATCTACACCTGTGCACAGGCAGAATGGCCGTCCGCATATCAAAGCGACGCAAGAGTACGCGGATATCAACTATATGCCAACGGGGATTTGAAAAAGACAGTCTATAACTATCAGATTCCGGATTACAAGAATTCTGAAACTGTATCAAAACAGATTGGACGTCTCACCCCAGGCACGGACAATAACGTAGAAATCAAGGCATTTACCGATGCCGGAACAGAATTCTCCTACAATCAGGCATCCATCCGAACCTTGGACAACTATGACTACAAAGCCCCTGTATTCCCGGAAAATGTCAAAGTTACCGCAACTGTTTCTGATAACGGTGATGTGGTACTGACCTGGGATGCCGCATCGGATGACACAAAGGTAAATGGGTATCGTGTCTATGTAGATCAGATACCCGTATTTGGAAAAGATGGAAAAGCTTTTAACCCGGTAAATGGTGCAATCACAACCTCTGATACAACCTGGACAATTTCCGGGCTTGATCTCACAAAAGAGCATACTTTCACGATTCAAGCAGGGGATAGCTGGTGGAAGGCAGAGCAGACGATGGGTAATTTCGACAAGATGGCCGATTTCAACTGGACCGTAAAAGGTATCAGTACTTCACGAATTGACAATATTCCGGCTGGACCGACAGAACCATCAAAACCTGATGAGACTACAAGATATGCTCTCGAAAAGCTTCTGGAAATGGTGGATGGTCTGGATGAACAAGACTTCACAAAAGATTCCTGGGCAGCTTTGATAGAAAAATACAACAATGCAAAAAGCCTGCTGCAATCGGATGAAACCACACAGGAACAATATGACGCCGCATATGCAGATCTCGCAAAAGCCTTTAACGATCTAAACGAGGGACCAAACACAACAGCAGCAGAAGTTCTGGTCCGCGAAGCCCAAAAGATTCTCCAGGAATCCCATAAATATCGTCCGGATGCCATCCAGAAACTTCAACACGCACTGGATCTGGTAAACAAGGATCTGAAGAATCCCTCCATCAGCCAGAGTGAACTTGACGAACACAGCAATGAACTGCTCGATGCCATGATTCATCTGTTGGACATTGCGGATGCTTCAAACCTGCAAAAACTGGTAGATATTGCGAACGAATTTCTCAGTGAGAAAGAGAAGTTTACAAGTACTTCGATCTCTGATCTGGAGAATGCACTCAAAAATGCAGAGGTCATACTTGCCGATGATAATCGAACCTCCTCACAGATTTCCGATATCAGCAATCAGATCAGTGATGCCATTGGTGGATTAGTATTACGGGGAAATCGTGATAATCTCAAGCCATGGATTGAAAAGGCGGAATCAATTCTTGCTGAGGAGATAAAATACACTCCGACTTCTATACAGGGATTGAGAGAAACACTTGATCAGGCGAACATCGTATATCAAAATATTGATGCGACAATTGCAGATGTCAAAAATTCCATCAGTGCACTTACTGAGGAATTATCCCAGGTGCGTATCCTCGGAGATTTGGATGGAGACGGTGAAGTAACTACCAAAGATGCTGTTTCCCTCTTAAGATCAGCCGCAGAACTGGATGACCTCACTTGGGATGCCAAAGATGCGGCAGATGTCAATCTCGACGGTGTCATCGATACCAGAGACGCATCAATGATCCTGCAATATTCATCGGAACTCATCAGCAGTTTCAGATAA